From the genome of Nocardia sp. NBC_01503, one region includes:
- a CDS encoding YdcF family protein, whose product MQIARRFPTVLAAAAAALTLFGPGIAHADPGPLYNSAQDNFTDGDAAAGLADLRQLLAESPDDAQALALQAIWSDYTGDLITREAALMRLNGIDRELADSTRTTFRAIGAAVGTLPNPIPAIAGPSTGIAVLGYGLLPDGSMRPELVNRLQAAWLQAIASPMSPILVTGGNPQNGITEAAAMQGWLIGHGIPANRIVADHRAGSTVQNALFGADMLKRAGATSAIVVTSPNHVRRAVADFIVAGIPVVGATTSLEQLVSQLPPPARNNQRGIYLDATRTMLLPVER is encoded by the coding sequence GTGCAGATCGCCAGGCGTTTCCCCACGGTCCTCGCGGCGGCGGCAGCCGCCTTGACCCTGTTCGGCCCGGGCATCGCCCACGCCGACCCCGGCCCGCTCTACAACTCCGCGCAGGACAACTTCACCGACGGTGATGCCGCCGCCGGACTCGCCGACCTGCGGCAACTGCTCGCCGAATCCCCCGATGACGCGCAAGCGCTTGCACTGCAAGCGATTTGGTCGGATTACACCGGTGATCTGATCACCCGTGAGGCGGCGCTGATGCGGCTCAACGGTATCGACCGGGAGCTGGCGGACAGCACGCGCACCACCTTCCGCGCCATCGGCGCGGCCGTGGGCACACTGCCCAACCCGATTCCGGCGATCGCGGGACCGTCCACCGGTATCGCGGTGCTCGGATACGGTCTGCTGCCCGACGGCAGTATGCGCCCCGAGCTGGTGAACCGGTTGCAGGCGGCCTGGTTGCAGGCCATCGCCTCGCCGATGTCGCCGATTCTGGTGACCGGCGGCAACCCGCAGAACGGGATCACCGAGGCCGCGGCCATGCAGGGCTGGTTGATCGGGCACGGCATTCCGGCGAATCGCATTGTGGCCGATCATCGGGCGGGCTCGACCGTACAGAACGCGCTCTTCGGCGCGGATATGTTGAAGCGGGCGGGCGCGACCAGCGCGATCGTGGTGACCTCGCCGAACCATGTGCGGCGCGCGGTGGCCGATTTCATCGTCGCGGGCATTCCGGTGGTCGGGGCGACGACCTCGTTGGAGCAGCTGGTTTCGCAGCTGCCACCGCCCGCGCGCAATAACCAGCGCGGGATCTACCTGGACGCGACACGCACGATGCTGTTGCCGGTGGAGCGGTAG
- a CDS encoding bifunctional 5,10-methylenetetrahydrofolate dehydrogenase/5,10-methenyltetrahydrofolate cyclohydrolase, whose product MDTTSLIGKELAAAINADTKARAAALAESGAAPRLALVIANDDPASAWYVKSLNRAAERNGITCENVDLGVDATADQIRAKLTELSADPAVDAIMLQTPLPKGVGLDDVSLAIASAKDVDGVSPLSLGLLASGLPGFPPATSEAVVELAKFHGIALEGRLVAVVGRSNVVGKPLAQLLLAENATVTVAHSRTRDLPAVTSAADVVVAAVGRAGLITGDHVREGAVVIDVGTNEDENGNITGDVNAESVTGKAGALSPVPGGVGPVTTALLMRHVVQAAETSR is encoded by the coding sequence GTGGATACGACTTCGCTGATCGGCAAGGAACTCGCCGCCGCCATCAATGCCGACACCAAGGCCCGCGCCGCCGCGCTCGCCGAATCCGGTGCCGCCCCGCGCCTGGCACTGGTGATCGCCAATGACGATCCGGCCAGCGCCTGGTACGTGAAGTCGCTGAACCGCGCCGCCGAGCGCAATGGAATAACTTGTGAGAACGTCGATCTCGGGGTCGACGCGACCGCGGATCAGATTCGCGCCAAGCTCACCGAACTGTCCGCCGATCCGGCCGTGGACGCGATCATGCTGCAGACCCCGCTGCCCAAGGGTGTCGGCCTCGATGATGTGAGCCTGGCGATCGCCTCGGCCAAGGATGTGGACGGTGTCAGCCCGCTGTCCCTGGGCCTGCTCGCCTCGGGTCTTCCCGGATTCCCACCCGCCACCTCGGAGGCGGTGGTGGAGCTGGCCAAGTTCCACGGCATTGCGCTGGAGGGCCGCCTGGTCGCGGTGGTCGGGCGCTCGAATGTGGTCGGCAAGCCGCTGGCTCAGCTGCTACTGGCCGAGAATGCCACCGTTACCGTCGCGCACTCCCGAACCCGCGATCTTCCCGCCGTGACCTCGGCCGCCGATGTGGTCGTCGCCGCCGTCGGGCGCGCCGGGCTGATCACGGGTGATCATGTCCGCGAGGGTGCCGTGGTCATCGATGTCGGCACCAATGAGGACGAGAACGGAAACATTACCGGCGATGTGAATGCCGAATCCGTCACCGGTAAGGCCGGTGCCCTGAGCCCGGTACCCGGCGGGGTAGGACCGGTCACCACCGCACTGCTCATGCGCCACGTAGTTCAGGCCGCCGAGACTTCTCGCTGA
- a CDS encoding methyltransferase codes for MSTSVTDTLIARLRTAGCVFAEDEAALLIEAADSAEQLESLAVRRIAGFPLEHLLGWAEFRGLRVAVAPDVFVPRQRTGFLVEQAIALARQMIRSELHSAAAASLGTPTTTPADAAIAIQAEAATLRASESTAAMAHSRPFIVLDMCCGSGALGMAFAIEAGAEGIAVELTAADIEPAAVACARRNLAGLEARVFQGDLFAPVPAELAGRVRILLANTPYVPSAAIASMPPEARDHEPRVALDGGADGLDVLRRIAAVAGDWLAPGGHLLVEESAEQAASAAQVMRDHGLSARIAEDDELGATVVIGTRDVGV; via the coding sequence GTGAGTACTTCCGTAACCGATACCCTCATCGCTCGTCTCCGGACGGCCGGGTGTGTGTTCGCGGAGGATGAGGCGGCCCTGCTGATCGAGGCCGCGGACAGCGCTGAGCAGCTGGAATCGCTGGCGGTTCGGCGGATCGCCGGATTTCCGCTGGAGCATCTGCTGGGGTGGGCGGAGTTTCGAGGGTTGCGGGTGGCGGTCGCGCCGGATGTGTTCGTTCCCCGGCAGCGCACCGGATTTCTGGTCGAGCAGGCAATCGCGTTGGCGCGGCAGATGATTCGCTCCGAGCTGCATAGCGCCGCAGCGGCTTCCCTCGGCACACCGACCACGACTCCGGCCGACGCCGCCATCGCGATCCAGGCGGAGGCGGCCACGCTTCGCGCATCGGAATCGACAGCGGCGATGGCCCACTCGCGGCCGTTCATCGTGCTCGATATGTGCTGTGGGAGTGGGGCTTTGGGGATGGCGTTCGCCATCGAGGCCGGTGCGGAGGGGATTGCGGTGGAATTGACCGCGGCGGATATCGAACCGGCGGCCGTGGCCTGTGCTCGGCGGAACCTCGCGGGCCTCGAGGCTCGGGTGTTTCAGGGGGATCTGTTCGCTCCGGTGCCCGCCGAGTTGGCGGGGCGGGTGCGGATTCTGCTGGCGAATACGCCCTACGTGCCTTCTGCCGCAATCGCTTCCATGCCGCCGGAGGCACGCGACCATGAGCCGCGGGTCGCGCTCGACGGGGGCGCGGACGGATTGGATGTGCTGCGCCGGATCGCGGCGGTGGCCGGGGACTGGCTCGCGCCGGGCGGGCATCTACTGGTCGAGGAGAGTGCGGAGCAGGCGGCATCGGCCGCTCAGGTGATGCGAGATCACGGGTTGAGCGCGCGGATCGCCGAGGATGACGAGTTGGGTGCGACGGTGGTTATCGGCACCCGGGATGTGGGCGTATGA
- a CDS encoding L,D-transpeptidase, whose translation MRNAIRLLFVASTLAAAAAFGSGAAGAVRTAPDLPAVQAITPGPGETVGIAAPVRVRFTEPVANRALAEQAMSVRADATLAGHFSWVDDRQLTWTPAAYLPTSAPITVSVGRLHTQFETNGGTTADADMSAHTFTVFIGGVPVRTMPASMGKPGWETPTGTFPVLSRDRSVTFDSRTIGIPLSDPQGYLIQGEFAERLTWGGVYVHSAPWSVDSQGNANVSHGCINLAPGDAEWYYDNVSLGDPVTVHW comes from the coding sequence ATGCGGAACGCGATACGCCTTCTGTTCGTCGCATCAACACTCGCGGCGGCAGCCGCATTCGGCTCCGGAGCGGCGGGGGCGGTGCGCACGGCACCCGATCTCCCGGCGGTGCAGGCGATTACGCCGGGGCCCGGTGAAACGGTCGGAATAGCGGCACCGGTCAGGGTGCGCTTCACCGAACCCGTCGCGAACCGCGCTCTCGCCGAACAGGCCATGAGCGTGCGCGCCGACGCCACCCTTGCCGGGCACTTCTCCTGGGTAGACGACCGTCAGTTGACATGGACTCCGGCCGCTTACCTGCCCACCTCTGCACCTATCACGGTGTCGGTGGGTCGCCTGCACACCCAATTCGAAACCAATGGCGGGACAACCGCGGACGCCGATATGTCGGCGCACACCTTCACCGTATTCATCGGTGGGGTGCCGGTGCGGACCATGCCCGCCTCGATGGGTAAGCCCGGGTGGGAGACACCGACGGGCACGTTCCCGGTGCTGTCGCGCGACCGCTCGGTGACCTTCGATTCGCGGACGATCGGGATTCCGCTCAGTGACCCGCAGGGGTATCTGATCCAGGGTGAGTTCGCCGAAAGGCTCACGTGGGGAGGCGTTTACGTGCACTCCGCACCGTGGTCGGTGGATTCACAGGGCAATGCCAATGTCAGCCACGGATGCATCAATCTCGCACCGGGCGACGCCGAGTGGTACTACGACAATGTCTCGCTGGGCGATCCGGTTACCGTTCACTGGTAG